Proteins from one Mycobacterium sp. HUMS_12744610 genomic window:
- a CDS encoding phosphotriesterase-related protein, with product MSELNTARGPIDTADLGVTLMHEHVFIMTTEIAENYPEAWGDEEQRVADAIDRLNELKSRGVDTIVDLTVIGLGRYIPRIARVAAATELNIVVATGLYTYNDVPFYFHYLGPGAELGGPEIMTDMFVRDIEQGIADTGIKAGILKCATDAPGVTPGVERVLRAVAQAHKRTGVPISTHTHAGLRRGLEQQKIFEEEGVDLSRVVIGHSGDSTDVGYLEELIAAGSYLGMDRFGIDVISLFEDRVNIVAQMCERGHADKMVLSHDANCYFDALPEELVPQVMPNWHYLHIHNDVIPALKQRGVTDEQLHTMLVDNPRKIFERRGAYE from the coding sequence GTGTCAGAACTCAATACCGCCCGCGGGCCCATCGATACCGCCGACCTCGGCGTGACGCTGATGCACGAGCACGTGTTCATCATGACCACCGAGATCGCCGAGAACTATCCCGAAGCCTGGGGCGACGAGGAGCAGCGGGTCGCCGACGCCATCGACCGCCTCAACGAGCTGAAGTCCCGCGGGGTGGACACCATCGTCGACCTGACGGTGATCGGGCTGGGCCGCTACATCCCGCGCATCGCGCGGGTGGCCGCGGCCACCGAGCTGAACATCGTCGTCGCGACCGGGCTGTACACCTACAACGACGTGCCGTTCTATTTCCACTACCTGGGTCCCGGCGCCGAGCTGGGCGGCCCGGAGATCATGACCGACATGTTCGTCCGCGACATCGAGCAGGGCATCGCCGACACCGGGATCAAGGCCGGAATCCTCAAGTGCGCCACCGACGCTCCCGGCGTCACCCCGGGCGTCGAGCGGGTGCTGCGCGCGGTGGCCCAGGCGCACAAGCGCACCGGGGTGCCGATCTCCACCCACACCCACGCCGGGCTGCGGCGCGGGCTCGAGCAGCAGAAGATCTTCGAGGAGGAGGGCGTCGACCTGAGCCGGGTGGTCATCGGCCACTCCGGCGACAGCACCGACGTCGGCTACCTCGAGGAGCTCATCGCCGCCGGGTCCTACCTCGGGATGGACCGGTTCGGCATCGACGTGATCTCCCTGTTCGAGGACCGGGTCAACATCGTGGCGCAGATGTGCGAGCGCGGGCACGCCGACAAGATGGTGCTCTCCCACGACGCCAACTGCTACTTCGACGCGCTGCCCGAGGAGCTGGTGCCGCAGGTCATGCCGAACTGGCACTACCTGCACATCCACAACGACGTGATCCCCGCGCTCAAGCAGCGCGGCGTCACCGACGAGCAGCTGCACACGATGCTCGTCGACAACCCGCGGAAGATCTTCGAGCGACGGGGCGCCTACGAGTGA
- a CDS encoding acyltransferase family protein, with protein MMTDGTMTDGRLVGGSRSFLPAVEGMRACAAIGVVVTHVAFQTGHSSGVDGRLFSRFDLAVAVFFALSGFLLWRGHVAAARGTDPARRPRTGHYLRSRFVRIMPAYVVAVVVILTLLPDADHASPTVWLANLTLTQIYVPLTLTGGLTQMWSLSVEVGFYLALPLLALLARRIPVRARVPAIAALAALSWAWGWTPLVAGHADSGANPLNWPPAFFSWFAAGMLLAEWVYSDVGWPHRLARRRVPMAVIAVLAYLVAASPLAGPEGLVPGTPAQFAVKTAMGSLVAFALVAPLVLDRPGTPHRLLGSTGMVTLGRWSYGLFVWHLAALAMVFPVIGTFPFTGRMPTVLVLTLLFGFAIAAVSYALVESPCREWLRRWEKGRRPTDVPAFDAEADAIAP; from the coding sequence ATGATGACCGACGGGACGATGACCGACGGCCGACTGGTCGGGGGGAGCCGCAGCTTCCTGCCCGCCGTGGAGGGCATGCGCGCGTGCGCGGCCATCGGCGTGGTCGTCACCCATGTCGCCTTCCAGACGGGCCACTCCAGCGGTGTCGACGGCCGGCTGTTCAGCCGCTTCGACCTGGCCGTCGCCGTCTTCTTCGCGCTGTCGGGATTCCTGTTGTGGCGCGGCCACGTCGCGGCGGCGCGCGGCACCGACCCCGCGAGGCGCCCCCGCACCGGGCACTACCTGCGGTCGCGGTTCGTCCGCATCATGCCGGCCTACGTGGTGGCGGTCGTGGTGATCCTGACCCTGCTGCCCGACGCCGACCACGCCAGCCCGACGGTGTGGCTGGCCAATCTGACGCTCACCCAGATCTACGTACCGCTCACCCTGACCGGCGGGCTGACCCAGATGTGGAGCCTGTCCGTCGAGGTCGGCTTCTACCTGGCGTTGCCGCTGCTGGCGCTGCTGGCGCGGCGGATCCCGGTCCGGGCCCGGGTGCCCGCGATCGCGGCGCTGGCGGCCCTCAGCTGGGCGTGGGGCTGGACCCCCCTGGTGGCCGGGCACGCCGATTCCGGCGCCAACCCCCTGAACTGGCCGCCGGCGTTCTTCTCCTGGTTCGCCGCGGGGATGCTGCTGGCGGAGTGGGTCTACAGCGACGTCGGGTGGCCGCACCGGCTGGCCCGCCGTCGGGTGCCGATGGCCGTCATCGCGGTGCTCGCCTACCTGGTCGCGGCGTCACCGCTGGCCGGTCCTGAGGGCCTGGTCCCGGGGACCCCGGCGCAGTTCGCGGTGAAGACCGCGATGGGCTCGCTGGTGGCTTTCGCGCTGGTGGCGCCCCTGGTGCTGGACCGGCCCGGCACGCCGCACCGGCTGTTGGGCAGCACCGGCATGGTCACGCTGGGGCGCTGGTCCTATGGGCTGTTCGTGTGGCACCTGGCCGCGCTGGCCATGGTGTTCCCGGTGATCGGGACATTTCCCTTCACCGGCCGGATGCCGACGGTGCTGGTGCTGACGCTGCTGTTCGGTTTCGCGATCGCCGCGGTGAGCTACGCCCTGGTCGAGTCGCCCTGCCGAGAATGGTTGCGCCGCTGGGAAAAGGGGCGCCGACCGACGGACGTCCCGGCCTTCGACGCGGAGGCGGACGCCATTGCGCCGTGA
- a CDS encoding acyl-CoA dehydrogenase: protein MLLNPNHLQRKYPDRRSGEIMAATVEFFESRGKARLKADDHDRVWYSDFLDFIARERIFASLLTPSQYGTSRHGDCRWDTYRISEFAEIVGFYGLSYWYPFQVTALGLGPIWMSENSDAKRKAAAQLEAGEVFAFGLSEQAHGADVYQTDMVLTPSPGGRTGWVANGEKYYIGNANVARMVSTFGKIAGGPAQDDEYVFFAADSRHERYDLIKNVVNSQNYVANYALRDYPVSEADILHRGPGAFHAALNTVNVCKYNLGWGSVGMCTHAMYEAITHASTRRLYGTVVTDFSHVRRLLTDAYLRLVAMRLVATRACDYMRSASAADRRYLLYSPLTKAKVTGEGERVMTALWDVIAAKGVEKDTFFETVTREIGLLPRLEGTVHINVGLLAKFMPNFLFAPDAALPVIGRRDEAADDAFLFAQGPTGGLGKVRFHDWRAPFESYGHLPNVALLREQIDVLAEMLAAATPDAAQQRDVDFAFAVGQLFAVVPYAQLILEEAGLSGVDPALLDEIFGVLVRDSNAYAVELHDKQATTDEQGRFAMRMLRRPAHDPARSDQVWKEYVLPMGGAYRMRP from the coding sequence ATGTTGCTCAACCCCAATCACCTGCAGCGCAAATACCCGGACCGTCGCTCGGGGGAGATCATGGCCGCGACGGTGGAGTTCTTCGAGTCGCGGGGGAAGGCCCGGCTGAAGGCCGACGACCACGACCGGGTGTGGTACTCCGACTTCTTGGACTTCATCGCGCGCGAGCGCATCTTCGCCTCGCTGCTGACGCCGTCGCAGTACGGCACCTCACGGCACGGCGACTGCCGCTGGGACACCTACCGCATCAGCGAGTTCGCCGAGATCGTCGGCTTCTACGGGCTGAGCTACTGGTACCCGTTCCAGGTCACCGCGCTGGGCCTGGGCCCGATCTGGATGAGCGAGAACTCCGATGCCAAGCGCAAGGCGGCCGCCCAGCTCGAGGCCGGCGAGGTGTTCGCCTTCGGCCTGTCCGAGCAGGCCCACGGCGCCGACGTGTACCAGACCGACATGGTCCTGACGCCCAGCCCGGGCGGCCGGACCGGCTGGGTCGCCAATGGCGAGAAGTACTACATCGGCAACGCCAACGTGGCGCGGATGGTGTCGACGTTCGGCAAGATCGCCGGCGGCCCGGCACAAGACGACGAGTACGTGTTCTTCGCCGCCGACTCCCGGCACGAGCGCTACGACCTCATCAAGAACGTGGTGAACTCGCAGAACTACGTCGCCAACTACGCGCTGCGCGACTATCCGGTCAGCGAGGCCGACATCTTGCACCGCGGTCCCGGGGCGTTCCACGCCGCCCTGAACACCGTCAACGTCTGCAAGTACAACCTGGGCTGGGGCTCCGTGGGCATGTGCACCCACGCCATGTACGAGGCGATCACCCACGCGTCCACCCGACGGCTGTACGGCACCGTCGTCACCGACTTCAGCCACGTGCGCCGCCTGCTCACCGACGCCTACCTGCGCCTGGTCGCCATGCGTCTCGTCGCCACCCGGGCCTGCGACTACATGCGCAGCGCGTCGGCCGCCGATCGTCGCTACCTGCTCTACAGCCCGCTCACCAAGGCGAAGGTGACCGGCGAGGGCGAGCGGGTGATGACCGCGCTGTGGGACGTGATCGCCGCGAAGGGCGTGGAAAAGGACACCTTCTTCGAGACCGTGACCCGCGAGATCGGCCTGCTGCCCAGGCTTGAGGGCACCGTCCACATCAACGTCGGGTTGCTCGCCAAGTTCATGCCCAACTTCCTGTTCGCTCCGGATGCCGCGCTGCCCGTGATCGGCCGCCGCGACGAGGCCGCCGACGACGCCTTCCTGTTCGCCCAGGGCCCGACCGGCGGCCTGGGCAAGGTGCGTTTCCATGATTGGCGCGCGCCGTTCGAGAGCTACGGTCACCTGCCCAATGTGGCGTTGCTGCGCGAGCAGATCGACGTGCTCGCCGAGATGCTGGCGGCCGCCACCCCGGACGCGGCGCAGCAGCGCGACGTCGACTTCGCGTTCGCCGTCGGCCAGCTGTTCGCCGTGGTGCCCTACGCGCAGCTCATTCTCGAGGAGGCCGGGCTGTCGGGAGTGGATCCGGCGCTGCTCGACGAGATCTTCGGCGTGCTGGTCCGCGACTCCAACGCCTACGCCGTCGAGTTGCACGACAAGCAGGCGACCACCGACGAGCAGGGCCGCTTCGCGATGCGGATGCTGCGCCGCCCGGCGCACGATCCCGCACGCTCCGACCAGGTCTGGAAGGAATACGTGCTGCCGATGGGCGGGGCCTACCGGATGCGGCCCTGA
- a CDS encoding type II toxin-antitoxin system VapC family toxin: MRTHLAADTEHAAPHAIDVEVMGVIRAQHLRGRLDATGASQATVDLRDWPGERVGHRWLLERAWQLRDSVRGWDAFYVALAEAFDATLVTLDARLARAHGPAHRPQCRIEVLD; encoded by the coding sequence TTGCGGACACACCTCGCCGCCGACACCGAGCACGCGGCGCCGCATGCCATCGACGTGGAAGTGATGGGTGTGATCCGCGCCCAGCACCTGCGCGGCCGGCTCGACGCGACAGGCGCGTCGCAGGCGACCGTCGATCTGCGGGACTGGCCCGGGGAACGCGTGGGCCATCGCTGGCTGCTGGAGCGGGCATGGCAGCTACGCGATTCGGTGCGTGGCTGGGACGCGTTCTACGTCGCGCTCGCCGAGGCCTTCGACGCGACGCTGGTGACACTGGATGCGCGGCTGGCCCGCGCGCACGGGCCCGCGCACCGGCCTCAGTGTCGCATCGAGGTCCTCGACTGA
- a CDS encoding AMP-binding protein, whose protein sequence is MTQSEPIPPIGTQISALAALAPDEPAVTCDGVTLTRAELDRSTNRLARAYAERGVGVGVGDYVTMVLPNSIEWIQAAVACWKLGAVPQPLSARLPEAELTGLLELRPPALLVGRESPDIPSVPAGFAPDPSLSDAALPEAVSPVWKAMGSGGSTGRPKLIESGGDSRVPAAIGYPLGAQEGDTTLMSVPMSHNTGFTTATIALLMRHHLVVMPRFDPHEFLRLITEHRVTFMTTVPTIMQRVLPVYLAAREADPGAYDLSSLRRFWHLGAPCPPAVKQAWIDLLGPEKVWELYGGTELQALTFISGDQWLTHRGSVGVVVAGEMKVLDDDGNPCPPGVVGEIYMRPAPGSAPTYRYVGATAKNRDGWDSLGDLGHFDEDGFLYLSDRRVDMFTVGGRNVYPAEIENALSAHPDVLSCLVVGVPHEDLGQVPYALVHTADGSGLDAEGVKNFLREHVSSYKVPHHVEFVDTPLRDDAGKARRSAVRAEIMARSQVR, encoded by the coding sequence GTGACGCAGAGCGAGCCGATTCCGCCGATCGGAACCCAGATCTCGGCGCTGGCCGCGCTCGCACCCGACGAGCCCGCGGTCACCTGCGACGGGGTGACCCTCACCCGCGCCGAACTCGACCGTTCGACGAACCGGCTGGCCCGCGCCTACGCCGAGCGCGGCGTCGGCGTCGGCGTCGGCGACTACGTCACCATGGTGCTGCCCAACTCCATCGAATGGATCCAGGCCGCGGTGGCGTGCTGGAAGCTGGGCGCGGTGCCCCAGCCCCTGTCGGCGCGGCTGCCGGAGGCGGAGTTGACCGGCCTGCTCGAGCTGCGGCCACCGGCCCTGCTGGTCGGCCGCGAAAGCCCCGACATCCCCAGCGTGCCGGCCGGTTTCGCGCCCGACCCGTCGCTGTCGGACGCCGCGCTGCCCGAGGCGGTCTCGCCGGTGTGGAAGGCGATGGGCTCGGGCGGCAGCACCGGCCGACCCAAGCTCATCGAGTCCGGCGGCGACAGCCGGGTGCCGGCCGCCATCGGCTATCCCCTCGGCGCGCAGGAGGGCGACACCACGTTGATGTCGGTGCCGATGAGCCACAACACCGGCTTCACCACCGCGACGATCGCGTTGCTGATGCGCCACCACCTGGTGGTGATGCCCCGGTTCGACCCGCACGAGTTCCTCCGGCTGATCACCGAGCATCGCGTCACCTTCATGACGACGGTGCCCACGATCATGCAGCGGGTGCTGCCCGTCTACCTGGCCGCCCGCGAAGCCGACCCGGGGGCCTACGACCTGTCGTCGCTGCGGCGGTTCTGGCACCTGGGCGCGCCGTGCCCGCCGGCCGTCAAGCAGGCCTGGATCGACCTGCTGGGGCCGGAAAAGGTCTGGGAACTCTACGGCGGCACCGAATTACAGGCGTTGACCTTCATCTCCGGCGACCAGTGGCTGACCCATCGCGGCTCGGTCGGCGTGGTGGTCGCCGGGGAGATGAAGGTGCTCGACGACGACGGCAACCCCTGCCCGCCGGGCGTGGTCGGCGAGATCTACATGCGACCCGCCCCGGGCAGCGCGCCGACCTACCGCTACGTGGGCGCCACGGCCAAGAACCGCGACGGCTGGGACTCACTCGGCGACCTCGGCCACTTCGACGAGGACGGGTTCCTGTACCTGTCCGACCGCCGCGTCGACATGTTCACCGTGGGCGGGCGCAACGTGTACCCCGCCGAGATCGAGAACGCCCTGTCGGCGCATCCGGACGTGCTGTCGTGCCTGGTCGTCGGGGTTCCGCACGAGGACCTCGGCCAGGTGCCCTACGCCCTGGTGCACACCGCCGACGGCTCGGGGCTGGACGCCGAGGGCGTGAAAAACTTTCTGCGCGAACACGTTTCGTCGTACAAGGTGCCGCATCATGTAGAGTTCGTCGACACCCCGTTACGCGACGACGCCGGCAAGGCGCGGCGCTCGGCGGTGCGCGCCGAGATCATGGCGCGATCGCAAGTCCGCTGA
- a CDS encoding DUF3068 domain-containing protein — protein MNRAVMLRFAACGIIGLGAALLIAALLLSTYTSSRITRVPLDIDTTLVSDGTGTALDLGSLSTDHLVTNKNVPLVSQQQITVESPANADVVTLQVGSTVRRTDKQKDSGLLLAIVDTVTLNRKTAMAVSDDTHPGGSVQKPRAFGDENPPTAIPLRHDGLSYRFPFHTEKKTYPYFDPIAQKAFDVNYDSQDDVNGLTTYRFTQNIGYNGAGKLVAPVVYPSLYGGNEDGKVTAPASMWGVPGDPGEQITMTRYYAAQKTFWVDPVSGTIVKQAVHANHYYARDPLKPELTLVDYKVTSNEDTVESQVNAARDERDRLALWSRVLPITFTAVGLIAVIGGALLASFSLRTESALTDPGLDRGDQEFFGRGGDGPVPGAEAETEKLPTQRPDLSREGADPDAPTQASDKPAEPEAPEPDTPGGAPERD, from the coding sequence GTGAACCGAGCAGTCATGTTGCGATTCGCCGCGTGCGGAATCATCGGACTCGGAGCCGCCCTGCTGATCGCCGCGCTGCTGCTGTCGACGTACACCAGCAGCAGGATCACCAGGGTGCCGCTCGACATCGACACCACGCTGGTCAGCGACGGCACCGGCACCGCGCTCGACCTGGGGTCCCTGTCCACCGATCACCTGGTGACCAACAAGAACGTGCCGCTGGTCTCCCAGCAGCAGATCACCGTCGAGTCGCCCGCCAACGCCGACGTGGTCACGCTGCAGGTCGGGTCGACGGTCCGGCGCACCGACAAGCAGAAGGACAGCGGGCTGCTGCTGGCGATCGTCGACACCGTCACCCTCAACCGCAAGACGGCCATGGCCGTGTCCGACGACACCCACCCCGGCGGCTCGGTCCAGAAGCCCCGCGCCTTCGGCGACGAGAACCCGCCGACCGCGATCCCGCTGCGCCACGACGGGCTGTCCTACCGCTTCCCGTTTCACACCGAGAAGAAGACGTACCCGTACTTCGATCCGATCGCGCAGAAGGCGTTCGACGTCAACTACGACAGCCAGGACGACGTCAACGGGCTGACGACCTACCGGTTCACGCAGAACATCGGCTACAACGGCGCCGGCAAGCTGGTGGCGCCCGTCGTCTACCCGTCGCTGTACGGCGGCAACGAGGACGGCAAGGTCACCGCCCCCGCGTCCATGTGGGGCGTGCCCGGCGATCCCGGCGAGCAGATCACCATGACCCGCTACTACGCCGCGCAGAAGACCTTCTGGGTGGACCCGGTGTCGGGCACCATTGTCAAGCAGGCCGTGCACGCGAACCACTACTACGCGCGTGATCCGCTGAAGCCGGAGCTGACGCTGGTCGACTACAAGGTCACCTCCAACGAGGACACCGTCGAATCGCAGGTCAACGCCGCCCGCGACGAGCGCGACCGGCTGGCCCTGTGGTCGCGGGTGCTGCCGATCACCTTCACCGCGGTCGGCCTGATCGCTGTGATCGGCGGCGCACTGCTGGCCTCGTTCAGCCTGCGCACCGAGAGCGCGCTGACCGATCCCGGCCTGGACCGCGGTGACCAGGAGTTCTTCGGCCGCGGCGGCGACGGGCCCGTGCCCGGAGCCGAAGCCGAGACCGAGAAACTGCCCACCCAGCGTCCCGATCTGAGTCGCGAGGGCGCCGACCCGGATGCGCCGACTCAGGCGTCCGACAAACCGGCCGAGCCCGAGGCGCCCGAGCCCGACACCCCCGGCGGCGCACCCGAGCGGGACTAG